One Ilumatobacter coccineus YM16-304 genomic window, GCCGCTCACCCAGGTGCGGCCCGGTCACGCCGACCTCGCCGGCATGCAGAAGTACGGGTTCACCGACGCCCGTGACGTGCTCGAACGAGCGAGCGCTCGCGAAACAGCCGCTCGCGTCGCCGCGGGTACGGTCGCCAAGGCGCTGCTCCGGCCGCTCGGCGTCGAGATCCTCTCGCACGTCATCCAGATGGGCAGTGTGCGGGTCCCCGACGGGGCGCCACGCCCCACGCCCGAACAGATCGACCGGGTCGACGAGAGCCAGGTGCGCTGCTTCGACCTCGAAGCCACCGACGACATGATCGCCGAGATCAAGGCGTGCGCCAAAGAGGGCGACTCGCTCGGCGGCGTCGTCGAAGTGCTCGGCTTCGGGCTGCCGGTCGGACTCGGCAGCCACGTGCACTGGGACCGCAAACTCGACGGCATGCTCGCGCAGGCCGTCATGAGCATCCAGGCGGTCAAGGGCGTCGAGATCGGCGACGGTTTCGACGTCGCCGGTCGTCGTGGGAGCCAGGCGCACGACCCCATCTCGTGGGACTCCGATGCACAGAAGTACCGCCGCGAGAGCACGCTCGCAGGTGGCACCGAAGGCGGCATGTCGACGGGTGAACTCCTCGTCGTGCGGGCGGCAATGAAGCCCCTCGCCACGCTCAACAAGCCGACACTCGCCACGGTCGACACGGCCACCAAGGAAGCGGGCGTGTCGTTCAAGGAGCGCACCGACGTCACCGCCGTGCCGGCGATGGGCGTGGTCGCCGAGACCATGGTGGCGCTCGTGCTCGCCGGTGAAGCGCAACGCAAGTTCGGCGGCGACTCGGTCGACGAATTCGTGCGCAACGCCGAAGCGTTCGCGGCGACGCTGTAACGCGGTCGGCATGGGCTCCACCTGGGACTGTTCCAAGCAGCACATCGTCCTCGTCGGGATGATGGGCGCCGGCAAGTCGTCGGTCGGTCGTGTCCTCGCGCAGCGCCTCGGCCGCAGGCTGCTCGACTCCGACGAGATGATCGAGGAACGCACCGGGCAGACCGTCCGTGAGATCTGGAACGCCGAAGGCGAACCGGCATTCCGCGAGATCGAGACCACGGTGCTCGCCGAAGCCGTGGCGGCCGACGAGCCGTCGGTCATCGCTGCGGCCGGCGGCGTGGTGCTGAGCGAGGCCAACCGGGCCGTGCTCGCCGCCAGCGGGGCGCACGTCGTGTGGCTCCTCGCCGACGTCGAGTTGCTGCTCGATCGCGTCAAGAACGGCATGCACCGGCCGCTGCTCGACGACGACCCCGAGGGCACGTTGCGTGCGATGTTCGAGACCCGTGAGTCGCTGTACAAGGAGGTCGCCGATGCGATCGTGTCGGTCGACAACCGGACGGTCAACGACGTCGCCGGCGCCGTGCTGAGGTGCTGCGCATGAGGCACGTCAGCGTGCCGATCCAGGGCCACTCGTACGACGTGATCGTCGGCAGCGGCGCACTCGCCGAGCTGGCCGACGTGATCCCGTCGTCGGCCGAGCGCATCGCCGTCGTCACCCAACCCGGCATCCCCGCACAGTTCAACGAGCTCGCCGCCTACGTCCCCGACTGCGCGGTCGAGGTGTTCGAGATCGGCGTCGGGGAGGGCGCGAAGACCCTCGCCACGATCGAGCAGTTGATGCGCTCGTTCGCACGCATGGGCCTCAACCGCAACGACGTGGTCATCGGTGCCGGCGGGGGCATGGTCACCGACGTGGCCGGTTTCGCTGCGGCGTCGTGGCATCGAGGGATCCCGGTCGTGCACGTGTCCACCTCGCTGCTGGGCATGGTCGATGCCGCGATCGGCGGGAAGACCGGCGTCAACCTCCCGGAAGGCAAGAACCTCGTCGGAGCGTTCTGGCAGCCGTCCGGTGTGATCTGCGATCTCGATGCGCTCGCGACCCTGCCGCCGCGAGAGATGCGCTGCGGGCTCGGCGAGATGGCGAAGTATCACTTCCTCACCGGCGACGACCTGCTCGCGATGGAGCTCGAAGAACGCATCGCTCGATGCATCGAGATCAAGGCCGAGGTCGTCGCGTCCGACGAACGCGAGGGCGGTCGCCGAGCGTTGCTCAACTACGGGCACACGCTCGCGCACGCACTCGAGATCGCCACCGATCATCGCCTCGCGCATGGTGAAGCCGTGGCCATCGGTCTGATCTACGCCGCCGAACTCGGGCTCGAACTCGGACGCATCGACGAGGCGCGGGTCGCCGAACACCGGGCCGTCGTGGCGGGGGAGTACGACCTGTCGACTCGACCACCCGACGGGCTGGCCGTCGACGATCTCGTGGCGCTGATGCATCGAGACAAGAAGGCGCTCACCGGCCTCACCTTCGCGCTCGACGGGCCCGATGGGGTCGAGGTCGTCACCGGGGTCGACGAGGCGCCGGTCCGCGCCGCACTCGAACGGTTCCTGGCGTCGTGAACGCGCTGCCGCCGATCGACTTCGCTCGACGTCGGCAGGCGGTGGTCGATGCGCTCGCATCCGATGAGCACGGCTGCGACGCGTGGCTGTTCGACGACCTCACCGACGTCCGTTGGCTCACCGGGTTCACCGGCTCCAACGGGTGGGCGGTGGTGCGTGGCGACGAACTCGTCCTCGGCACCGATCTGCGCTATCGGGAGCGGGCCGCCGCGGAGACGAGCGATGCCGGCGCCACGATCGTGGCGCGACAACGAGCGGCCGACCTGCATCAGCAACTGTGCGAGGTGCTGCGAGGCGCCGATCGGGTCGGGCTCGACGCCGGTCGCACCTCGCACGCGGCATGGACCGCATTGGCCGCCGAGATCGCAGTCGCCGCCCGCCCGTCGTGCGTCCAGCTCCTGCGCCAGATCAAGGACGATGCCGAGATCGCGCGTATCGAAGCGGCGGCTGCAGCCACCGACGCCGCGCTCGCCGAGGTCGAACCGTTGTTGCTCGGCACCGCCGACTCGCCCGTGACCGAAGCCGAGATCCGAAGCGAACTCGAGTACCGCATGCGTCGTCACGGCGCCGACGACCGGTCGTACGACACCATCGTGGCGAGCGGACCATCGCACGCGGCGCGACCACATCACGAGGCCAGTCGCCGCACGATCGTCGAGGGCGACACGGTGATCATCGACGTCGGCGCCCTCGTCGACGGCTACCACTCCGACATGACCCGCTCGTGGGTGATCGGCGACGCCACCGCCGAACAGCGCGAACTCCTCGAACTCGTCGCCGTGGCGCAGCGGGCGGGCCTCGACGCGACGCGTCATGGCGTGACCGCCCGCTCCATCGACGATGCGTGCCGCCAGGTGTTCGACGAGGCCGGTCGACTCGACTGGTACCTGCACGGAACCGGCCACGGCGTCGGCCTCGAGATCCACGAATCGCCGTTCCATTCGCAGACGAGCGACGACACGGTCTCGGCCGGAATGGTGGTGACCGTGGAGCCT contains:
- the aroC gene encoding chorismate synthase codes for the protein MLRYLTAGESHGQGLVVVIEGLPAGLEITVEQIQAEMGRRRLGFGRGPRQRFEVDELTLIGGVRHGRTLGSPLAIEIKNTEWFRSDKWHEEMDPAPGETKAPLTQVRPGHADLAGMQKYGFTDARDVLERASARETAARVAAGTVAKALLRPLGVEILSHVIQMGSVRVPDGAPRPTPEQIDRVDESQVRCFDLEATDDMIAEIKACAKEGDSLGGVVEVLGFGLPVGLGSHVHWDRKLDGMLAQAVMSIQAVKGVEIGDGFDVAGRRGSQAHDPISWDSDAQKYRRESTLAGGTEGGMSTGELLVVRAAMKPLATLNKPTLATVDTATKEAGVSFKERTDVTAVPAMGVVAETMVALVLAGEAQRKFGGDSVDEFVRNAEAFAATL
- a CDS encoding shikimate kinase, with the protein product MGSTWDCSKQHIVLVGMMGAGKSSVGRVLAQRLGRRLLDSDEMIEERTGQTVREIWNAEGEPAFREIETTVLAEAVAADEPSVIAAAGGVVLSEANRAVLAASGAHVVWLLADVELLLDRVKNGMHRPLLDDDPEGTLRAMFETRESLYKEVADAIVSVDNRTVNDVAGAVLRCCA
- a CDS encoding 3-dehydroquinate synthase family protein produces the protein MRHVSVPIQGHSYDVIVGSGALAELADVIPSSAERIAVVTQPGIPAQFNELAAYVPDCAVEVFEIGVGEGAKTLATIEQLMRSFARMGLNRNDVVIGAGGGMVTDVAGFAAASWHRGIPVVHVSTSLLGMVDAAIGGKTGVNLPEGKNLVGAFWQPSGVICDLDALATLPPREMRCGLGEMAKYHFLTGDDLLAMELEERIARCIEIKAEVVASDEREGGRRALLNYGHTLAHALEIATDHRLAHGEAVAIGLIYAAELGLELGRIDEARVAEHRAVVAGEYDLSTRPPDGLAVDDLVALMHRDKKALTGLTFALDGPDGVEVVTGVDEAPVRAALERFLAS
- a CDS encoding M24 family metallopeptidase translates to MNALPPIDFARRRQAVVDALASDEHGCDAWLFDDLTDVRWLTGFTGSNGWAVVRGDELVLGTDLRYRERAAAETSDAGATIVARQRAADLHQQLCEVLRGADRVGLDAGRTSHAAWTALAAEIAVAARPSCVQLLRQIKDDAEIARIEAAAAATDAALAEVEPLLLGTADSPVTEAEIRSELEYRMRRHGADDRSYDTIVASGPSHAARPHHEASRRTIVEGDTVIIDVGALVDGYHSDMTRSWVIGDATAEQRELLELVAVAQRAGLDATRHGVTARSIDDACRQVFDEAGRLDWYLHGTGHGVGLEIHESPFHSQTSDDTVSAGMVVTVEPGLYRDGFGGFRIEDLVVVTETGHQVLTNSPQRPLN